In Portunus trituberculatus isolate SZX2019 chromosome 24, ASM1759143v1, whole genome shotgun sequence, a single genomic region encodes these proteins:
- the LOC123508455 gene encoding proteoglycan 4-like isoform X2: MDDSLDLLKDGATPRTLLRRFMAVADVQETPIPFRTRGAAAKNASIQKTQSGPKKRKSSRLSKGEQSMSREVLRQQAKQSSSFMDQTLNASVIQGANQTYANIVPQDSDSSSSLITSFDMEKAAKWQKRKKKKLEDASVPAEVVPKPPAKKKRKKKDLPSTNSTTESLSEEGKSGEKAADTTNIIAQEVQPDEPETQSTQSSTEANAAENESLLSLPSTASPTTETEKIISDVSGDVSSIGDGSYSFISEKDDSHISIKNTKVRFGSQIKSRQLNLPSIIELLPAKQKSADPQTVTSAEDAFDAPDMQAPPPESSAPSPEASQESGNRTSQDISNDFILPPLSFRDEETSTTDILREANFSAHDLGKRISATYIHQEEPEASQGLLNIQEEDTLLDLKGTPADQLKALSEVITPAATPRLTRSAQKSVAEVAATTTPTPTRSTRKSVGEVAATTTPTPTRSTQKSVGEVAAITTPTPTRSTRKSVGEVAATTTPTPTRPTQKSVGEVAATTTPTPTRSTRKSVGEVTTTTIPTPTRSAQKSVAEVTATTPSTPTRSAQKSVAEVTATNPSTPTRSAQKSVAEVAATTTPTPTRSARKSVAEVAATITPTRSARKNLVEVAATTTPTRLAQKSVAEVTATTTPTRLAQKSVAEVTATTTPTPTRSAQKSVAVLASPQTDKTVKDTSTTGSPRQTRMSQASDAWQVSEAIASLPSNEGTGGPSSHPPVEESHNSQEIGKSQQHASEDNEDDIFEDDSPSKKRRISGSLSRGAAQNVLPEDAIEEAPLSDSEDEYASNLEPLQLSFHGSDKSATSASPVNALKVKTTSTTKPKAQPSTPFTTAKVRQMTLKEFLEQLKTKPVPPPVPKPKPLLAGLLGAPSTSKTSAKPLQKHKQKKGTKKSQMPATFPRSVTKEVFTHFSKCRVTAAAVNEVMNFSGIFWSNLTKDIYSLASETSNQIEASTVEKVMKRIKIITPEQSLNSLVEELLPMEMWNMFLPFPDVAKNPFPPITGQLSKVYQSDDLENEEEETAG; encoded by the exons atggATGACTCACTGGACCTCCTGAAAGATGGTGCCACGCCTCGCACACTCTTGCGCCGCTTCATGGCAGTAGCAGATGTGCAAGAAACTCCAATTCCCTTCAGAACCCGAGGAGCTGCAGCAAAGAATGCCTCCATTCAGAAGACTCAGAGTGGGCCCAAGAAGAGAAAATCTTCCAGACTGAGCAAAG GAGAGCAAAGCATGTCCCGTGAAGTTCTTCGTCAGCAGGCAAAGCAGTCTTCATCCTTCATGGATCAGACCCTCAATGCAAGTGTTATTCAGGGTGCCAACCAGACATATGCCAACATTGTCCCTCAAGATAGtgactcatcttcctctcttatcaCAAGTTTTGATATGGAGAAAGCAGCAAAatggcagaagaggaagaagaaaaagttggagGATGCATCAGTTCCAGCTGAAGTGGTACCCAAACCTcctgcaaaaaagaaaaggaagaagaaagatctCCCATCAACTAATAGTACTACAGAATCTTTAAGTGAGGAAGGGAAATCTGGGGAGAAGGCTGCTGACACTACAAACATCATAGCTCAAGAAGTGCAGCCTGATGAGCCAGAGACTCAAAGTACACAGTCCTCTACAGAAGCAAATGCAGCAGAAAATGAGTCACTGCTTAGCCTGCCAAGCACTGCATCACCTacaacagaaacagaaaaaattatATCTGATGTTTCTGGTGATGTTTCCTCTATAGGTGATGGATCATACTCTTTCATATCAGAAAAGGATGATTCTCATATAAGCATAAAGAATAccaaggttaggtttggtagtCAGATTAAATCTCGGCAATTAAACCTTCCTTCTATAATTGAACTTTTGCCGGCAAAACAAAAGTCTGCTGATCCACAGACTGTTACAAGTGCTGAAGATGCTTTTGATGCTCCAGATATGCAGGCTCCTCCTCCAGAATCCTCAGCACCATCACCTGAAGCCTCACAGGAATCAGGCAATAGAACATCCCAGGACATTAGTAATGATTTTATCCTCCCTCCTCTAAGCTTCAGGGATGAGGAGACCTCCACAACAGACATTTTACGTGAAGCTAATTTCTCAGCTCATGACCTGGGAAAAAGAATTTCTGCAACATATATTCACCAAGAAGAACCTGAAGCAAGTCAAGGTCTGCTAAATATACAAGAGGAAGATACACTATTAGATCTTAAAGGTACTCCAGCAGATCAACTGAAGGCTCTGAGTGAAGTCATCACACCTGCAGCCACACCCAGACTTACAAGATCAGCACAGAAGAGTGTGGCTGAggttgctgccaccaccacacccacacctacaaGGTCAACACGAAAGAGTGTGGGTGAggttgctgccaccaccacacccacacccacaagaTCAACACAAAAGAGTGTGGGTGAg GTTGCTGCCattaccacacccacacccacgagGTCAACACGAAAGAGTGTGGGTGAggttgctgccaccaccacacccacacccacaagaCCAACACAAAAGAGTGTGGGTGAggttgctgccaccaccacacccacacccacaagaTCAACACGAAAGAGTGTGGGTGaggttactaccaccaccatacccaCACCCACAAGGTCAGCACAGAAGAGTGTGGCTGAGGTCACTGCCACCACCCCATCCACACCCACAAGGTCAGCACAGAAGAGTGTGGCTGAGGTCACTGCCACCAacccatccacacccacaaGATCAGCACAGAAGAGTGTGGCTGAggttgctgccaccaccacacccacacccacaaggTCAGCACGGAAGAGTGTGGCTGAGGTTGCTGCTACCATCACACCCACAAGGTCAGCACGGAAGAATTTGGTTGAggtcgctgccaccaccacacccacaaggTTGGCACAGAAGAGTGTGGCTGaggtcactgccaccaccacacccacaaggTTGGCACAGAAGAGTGTGGCTGaggtcactgccaccaccacacccacacccacaaggTCAGCACAGAAGAGTGTGGCTGTTTTGGCAAGTCCTCAAACAGATAAGACAGTGAAAGACACATCTACCACTGGATCTCCAAGGCAAACCAGAATGTCTCAAGCCTCTGATGCTTGGCAGGTCTCTGAAGCCATTGCATCACTACCTTCTAATGAGGGCACAGGTGGGCCATCATCACATCCCCCAGTTGAAGAATCTCATAATTCCCAAGAAATTGGTAAATCGCAACAACATGCTtctgaagataatgaagatgatataTTTGAAGATGATAGTCctagcaagaagaggagaataagtgGTTCTTTGTCTAGAGGTGCTGCTCAGAATGTCTTGCCAGAGGATGCTATTGAAGAAGCACCACTTTCTGATAGTGAAGATGAATATGCCTCGAATTTAGAACCATTACAACTATCTTTTCATGGCAGTGATAAGAGTGCAACATCTGCCTCACCTGTCAATGCTCTGAAGGTAAAGACTACATCAACCACAAAGCCTAAAGCACAACCATCAACTCCCTTCACTACAGCCAAAGTAAGACAGATGACGTTGAAGGAGTTTCTGGAACAGCTGAAGACAAAACCAGTGCCACCACCAGTTCCTAAACCCAAACCATTATTGGCAGGTCTTCTTGGAGCCCCATCAACCAGCAAGACCTCAGCTAAGCCTCTGCAAaaacataaacagaaaaaaggtACAAAAAAGTCACAGATGCCAGCTACTTTTCCACGGTCAGTCACCAAAGAAGTGTTTACACATTTTTCTAAGTGCCGAGTGACTGCAGCAGCAGTGAATGAGGTGATGAATTTCAGTGGGATTTTTTGGTCAAACTTAACAAAGGACATATATTCATTGGCTTCTGAGACTTCCAACCAAATTGAAGCCAGCACTGTGGAGAAGGTGATGAAGCGGATTAAGATAATTACTCCAGAACAGTCTCTCAATTCACTTGTTGAAGAATTGCTGCCTATGGAAATGTGGAATATGTTTTTGCCTTTCCCAGATGTTGCCAAAaaccctttccctcccatcactGGCCAGCTGTCTAAAGTGTATCAATCTGATGACctggagaatgaggaggaagaaactgcAGGATAG
- the LOC123508455 gene encoding cell wall protein DAN4-like isoform X1 produces MDDSLDLLKDGATPRTLLRRFMAVADVQETPIPFRTRGAAAKNASIQKTQSGPKKRKSSRLSKGEQSMSREVLRQQAKQSSSFMDQTLNASVIQGANQTYANIVPQDSDSSSSLITSFDMEKAAKWQKRKKKKLEDASVPAEVVPKPPAKKKRKKKDLPSTNSTTESLSEEGKSGEKAADTTNIIAQEVQPDEPETQSTQSSTEANAAENESLLSLPSTASPTTETEKIISDVSGDVSSIGDGSYSFISEKDDSHISIKNTKVRFGSQIKSRQLNLPSIIELLPAKQKSADPQTVTSAEDAFDAPDMQAPPPESSAPSPEASQESGNRTSQDISNDFILPPLSFRDEETSTTDILREANFSAHDLGKRISATYIHQEEPEASQGLLNIQEEDTLLDLKGTPADQLKALSEVITPAATPRLTRSAQKSVAEVAATTTPTPTRSTRKSVGEVAATTTPTPTRSTQKSVGEVAATTTPTRSTQKSVGEVAAITTPTPTRSTRKSVGEVAATTTPTPTRPTQKSVGEVAATTTPTPTRSTRKSVGEVTTTTIPTPTRSAQKSVAEVTATTPSTPTRSAQKSVAEVTATNPSTPTRSAQKSVAEVAATTTPTPTRSARKSVAEVAATITPTRSARKNLVEVAATTTPTRLAQKSVAEVTATTTPTRLAQKSVAEVTATTTPTPTRSAQKSVAVLASPQTDKTVKDTSTTGSPRQTRMSQASDAWQVSEAIASLPSNEGTGGPSSHPPVEESHNSQEIGKSQQHASEDNEDDIFEDDSPSKKRRISGSLSRGAAQNVLPEDAIEEAPLSDSEDEYASNLEPLQLSFHGSDKSATSASPVNALKVKTTSTTKPKAQPSTPFTTAKVRQMTLKEFLEQLKTKPVPPPVPKPKPLLAGLLGAPSTSKTSAKPLQKHKQKKGTKKSQMPATFPRSVTKEVFTHFSKCRVTAAAVNEVMNFSGIFWSNLTKDIYSLASETSNQIEASTVEKVMKRIKIITPEQSLNSLVEELLPMEMWNMFLPFPDVAKNPFPPITGQLSKVYQSDDLENEEEETAG; encoded by the exons atggATGACTCACTGGACCTCCTGAAAGATGGTGCCACGCCTCGCACACTCTTGCGCCGCTTCATGGCAGTAGCAGATGTGCAAGAAACTCCAATTCCCTTCAGAACCCGAGGAGCTGCAGCAAAGAATGCCTCCATTCAGAAGACTCAGAGTGGGCCCAAGAAGAGAAAATCTTCCAGACTGAGCAAAG GAGAGCAAAGCATGTCCCGTGAAGTTCTTCGTCAGCAGGCAAAGCAGTCTTCATCCTTCATGGATCAGACCCTCAATGCAAGTGTTATTCAGGGTGCCAACCAGACATATGCCAACATTGTCCCTCAAGATAGtgactcatcttcctctcttatcaCAAGTTTTGATATGGAGAAAGCAGCAAAatggcagaagaggaagaagaaaaagttggagGATGCATCAGTTCCAGCTGAAGTGGTACCCAAACCTcctgcaaaaaagaaaaggaagaagaaagatctCCCATCAACTAATAGTACTACAGAATCTTTAAGTGAGGAAGGGAAATCTGGGGAGAAGGCTGCTGACACTACAAACATCATAGCTCAAGAAGTGCAGCCTGATGAGCCAGAGACTCAAAGTACACAGTCCTCTACAGAAGCAAATGCAGCAGAAAATGAGTCACTGCTTAGCCTGCCAAGCACTGCATCACCTacaacagaaacagaaaaaattatATCTGATGTTTCTGGTGATGTTTCCTCTATAGGTGATGGATCATACTCTTTCATATCAGAAAAGGATGATTCTCATATAAGCATAAAGAATAccaaggttaggtttggtagtCAGATTAAATCTCGGCAATTAAACCTTCCTTCTATAATTGAACTTTTGCCGGCAAAACAAAAGTCTGCTGATCCACAGACTGTTACAAGTGCTGAAGATGCTTTTGATGCTCCAGATATGCAGGCTCCTCCTCCAGAATCCTCAGCACCATCACCTGAAGCCTCACAGGAATCAGGCAATAGAACATCCCAGGACATTAGTAATGATTTTATCCTCCCTCCTCTAAGCTTCAGGGATGAGGAGACCTCCACAACAGACATTTTACGTGAAGCTAATTTCTCAGCTCATGACCTGGGAAAAAGAATTTCTGCAACATATATTCACCAAGAAGAACCTGAAGCAAGTCAAGGTCTGCTAAATATACAAGAGGAAGATACACTATTAGATCTTAAAGGTACTCCAGCAGATCAACTGAAGGCTCTGAGTGAAGTCATCACACCTGCAGCCACACCCAGACTTACAAGATCAGCACAGAAGAGTGTGGCTGAggttgctgccaccaccacacccacacctacaaGGTCAACACGAAAGAGTGTGGGTGAggttgctgccaccaccacacccacacccacaagaTCAACACAAAAGAGTGTGGGTGAggttgctgccaccaccacacccacaagaTCAACACAAAAGAGTGTGGGTGAGGTTGCTGCCattaccacacccacacccacgagGTCAACACGAAAGAGTGTGGGTGAggttgctgccaccaccacacccacacccacaagaCCAACACAAAAGAGTGTGGGTGAggttgctgccaccaccacacccacacccacaagaTCAACACGAAAGAGTGTGGGTGaggttactaccaccaccatacccaCACCCACAAGGTCAGCACAGAAGAGTGTGGCTGAGGTCACTGCCACCACCCCATCCACACCCACAAGGTCAGCACAGAAGAGTGTGGCTGAGGTCACTGCCACCAacccatccacacccacaaGATCAGCACAGAAGAGTGTGGCTGAggttgctgccaccaccacacccacacccacaaggTCAGCACGGAAGAGTGTGGCTGAGGTTGCTGCTACCATCACACCCACAAGGTCAGCACGGAAGAATTTGGTTGAggtcgctgccaccaccacacccacaaggTTGGCACAGAAGAGTGTGGCTGaggtcactgccaccaccacacccacaaggTTGGCACAGAAGAGTGTGGCTGaggtcactgccaccaccacacccacacccacaaggTCAGCACAGAAGAGTGTGGCTGTTTTGGCAAGTCCTCAAACAGATAAGACAGTGAAAGACACATCTACCACTGGATCTCCAAGGCAAACCAGAATGTCTCAAGCCTCTGATGCTTGGCAGGTCTCTGAAGCCATTGCATCACTACCTTCTAATGAGGGCACAGGTGGGCCATCATCACATCCCCCAGTTGAAGAATCTCATAATTCCCAAGAAATTGGTAAATCGCAACAACATGCTtctgaagataatgaagatgatataTTTGAAGATGATAGTCctagcaagaagaggagaataagtgGTTCTTTGTCTAGAGGTGCTGCTCAGAATGTCTTGCCAGAGGATGCTATTGAAGAAGCACCACTTTCTGATAGTGAAGATGAATATGCCTCGAATTTAGAACCATTACAACTATCTTTTCATGGCAGTGATAAGAGTGCAACATCTGCCTCACCTGTCAATGCTCTGAAGGTAAAGACTACATCAACCACAAAGCCTAAAGCACAACCATCAACTCCCTTCACTACAGCCAAAGTAAGACAGATGACGTTGAAGGAGTTTCTGGAACAGCTGAAGACAAAACCAGTGCCACCACCAGTTCCTAAACCCAAACCATTATTGGCAGGTCTTCTTGGAGCCCCATCAACCAGCAAGACCTCAGCTAAGCCTCTGCAAaaacataaacagaaaaaaggtACAAAAAAGTCACAGATGCCAGCTACTTTTCCACGGTCAGTCACCAAAGAAGTGTTTACACATTTTTCTAAGTGCCGAGTGACTGCAGCAGCAGTGAATGAGGTGATGAATTTCAGTGGGATTTTTTGGTCAAACTTAACAAAGGACATATATTCATTGGCTTCTGAGACTTCCAACCAAATTGAAGCCAGCACTGTGGAGAAGGTGATGAAGCGGATTAAGATAATTACTCCAGAACAGTCTCTCAATTCACTTGTTGAAGAATTGCTGCCTATGGAAATGTGGAATATGTTTTTGCCTTTCCCAGATGTTGCCAAAaaccctttccctcccatcactGGCCAGCTGTCTAAAGTGTATCAATCTGATGACctggagaatgaggaggaagaaactgcAGGATAG